One genomic segment of Gorilla gorilla gorilla isolate KB3781 chromosome 23, NHGRI_mGorGor1-v2.1_pri, whole genome shotgun sequence includes these proteins:
- the SEC14L6 gene encoding putative SEC14-like protein 6 isoform X2 yields MLRKHMEFRKQQDLANILAWQPPEVVRLYNANGICGHDGEGSPVWYHIVGSLDLKGLLLSASKQELLRDSFRSCELLLRECELQSQKLGKKVEKIIAIFDLEGLGLRDLWKPGIELLQEFLSALEANYPEILKSLIVVRAPKLFAVAFNLVKSYMSEETRRKVVILGENWKQELTKFISPDQLPMEFGGTMTDPDGNPKCLTKINYGGEVPKSYYLCKQVRLQYEHTRSVGRGSSLQVENEILFPGCVLRWQFASDGGDIGFGVFLKTKMGERQSAREMTEVLPSQRYNAHMVPEDGILTCLQAGSYVLRFDNTYSLVHSKRISYTVEVLLPDQTFMEKMEKF; encoded by the exons ATGCTGAGGAAG CATATGGAGTTCCGGAAGCAACAAGACCTGGCCAACATCCTTGCCTGGCAGCCCCCAGAG GTGGTCAGGCTGTACAACGCTAACGGCATATGCGGCCACGACGGTGAGGGCAGCCCTGTCTGGTACCACATCGTGGGAAGCCTGGACCTCAAAGGCCTCTTGCTCTCGGCCTCCAAACAGGAGTTGCTCAGGGACAGCTTCCGGAGCTGCGAGCTGCTCCTGCGGGAGTGTGAGCTGCAGAGTCAGAAG CTGGGGAAGAAGGTGGAGAAAATCATAGCTATTTTTGATCTCGAAGGGCTGGGCCTGAGGGATCTGTGGAAGCCAGGAATAGAGCTTCTCCAGGAG TTTTTGTCAGCACTCGAGGCAAATTACCCTGAGATCTTGAAGAGTTTAATTGTTGTGAGAG CCCCCAAGCTATTCGCCGTAGCCTTCAACCTGGTCAAGTCTTACATGAGTGAAGAGACACGCAGGAAGGTGGTGATTCTCGGAG AAAACTGGAAGCAGGAGCTGACAAAATTCATCAGCCCCGACCAGCTGCCTATGGAGTTTGGGGGGACCATGACTGACCCCGATGGCAACCCCAAGTGCCTGACCAAG ATCAACTACGGGGGTGAGGTGCCCAAGAGCTACTACCTGTGCAAGCAGGTGAGGCTGCAGTATGAGCACACGAGGTCCGTGGGCCGCGGCTCCTCCCTGCAGGTGGAGAATGAGATCCTGTTCCCGGGCTGTGTGCTCAG GTGGCAGTTTGCTTCAGATGGTGGGGACATCGGCTTTGGGGTTTTCCTGAAGACCAAGATGGGGGAGCGGCAGAGTGCTAGGGAGATGACAGAGGTGCTGCCCAGCCAGCGCTACAATGCCCACATGGTGCCTGAGGATGGGATTCTCACCTGCCTCCAGGCCGGCAGCT ATGTTCTGAGGTTTGACAACACCTACAGCCTGGTTCATTCTAAACGCATCAGCTACACCGTGGAGGTACTGCTCCCAGACCAAACCTTCATGGAGAAGATGGAGAAATTCTAG
- the SEC14L6 gene encoding putative SEC14-like protein 6 isoform X1 — MLRKHMEFRKQQDLANILAWQPPEVVRLYNANGICGHDGEGSPVWYHIVGSLDLKGLLLSASKQELLRDSFRSCELLLRECELQSQKLGKKVEKIIAIFDLEGLGLRDLWKPGIELLQEFLSALEANYPEILKSLIVVRAPKLFAVAFNLVKSYMSEETRRKVVILGENWKQELTKFISPDQLPMEFGGTMTDPDGNPKCLTKINYGGEVPKSYYLCKQVRLQYEHTRSVGRGSSLQVENEILFPGCVLRCSEV; from the exons ATGCTGAGGAAG CATATGGAGTTCCGGAAGCAACAAGACCTGGCCAACATCCTTGCCTGGCAGCCCCCAGAG GTGGTCAGGCTGTACAACGCTAACGGCATATGCGGCCACGACGGTGAGGGCAGCCCTGTCTGGTACCACATCGTGGGAAGCCTGGACCTCAAAGGCCTCTTGCTCTCGGCCTCCAAACAGGAGTTGCTCAGGGACAGCTTCCGGAGCTGCGAGCTGCTCCTGCGGGAGTGTGAGCTGCAGAGTCAGAAG CTGGGGAAGAAGGTGGAGAAAATCATAGCTATTTTTGATCTCGAAGGGCTGGGCCTGAGGGATCTGTGGAAGCCAGGAATAGAGCTTCTCCAGGAG TTTTTGTCAGCACTCGAGGCAAATTACCCTGAGATCTTGAAGAGTTTAATTGTTGTGAGAG CCCCCAAGCTATTCGCCGTAGCCTTCAACCTGGTCAAGTCTTACATGAGTGAAGAGACACGCAGGAAGGTGGTGATTCTCGGAG AAAACTGGAAGCAGGAGCTGACAAAATTCATCAGCCCCGACCAGCTGCCTATGGAGTTTGGGGGGACCATGACTGACCCCGATGGCAACCCCAAGTGCCTGACCAAG ATCAACTACGGGGGTGAGGTGCCCAAGAGCTACTACCTGTGCAAGCAGGTGAGGCTGCAGTATGAGCACACGAGGTCCGTGGGCCGCGGCTCCTCCCTGCAGGTGGAGAATGAGATCCTGTTCCCGGGCTGTGTGCTCAG ATGTTCTGAGGTTTGA